CAtatacaggctgttaaatgtaacactgaatcgttgttggagttaatgagataattatgtaattaattaagtaatgattgagcattattgaagataGCTGCTGTTAACAAACAGAATCAacaaaggaaagagaaacaacaagaacagaaaaataaaaacactagaACTACAACTGAGATCTCAGCAGAtgaggattaaacaactccatatagagcattaccagcttcacttaatactaaccagactgactttatgtCTGTTATacgtctacagaagctcttactgagaattaagaattaagagttttttgttgttggttttttattgaaatttgtttggGTTTTTACTTTGTTTACTCAGTGTTTACTTTAGTTGGGTATAGTTTAACTTGTCTTTGTAACGTTAGAGTTTCTCTGAGTTTGTTATTGCAAGCTAGCAAGAGAAATGCTGTGGCTGCTTCATGATAAGAATATAATCATTGTGTAGTGGCTTAAGTCACTGATCTTACAACTGAGTGTAATATGAGTAGTATCTTACTAACTTTGTTTTATTGTGATTCCTGTAAAGATACAGCACAGTATTAATCAGAAAATCTGAACGAGTTTTAAACAGATTGTACACTTTAAACTACAGTGAGATTTACTCACAAATgtacatcaagaatcagtctatgaatctcaacaatggtgacatgcttaatgccgcaatgcattctgggggccatggatgtgttttgcatgatacacccataatgcactgtggaATGAAGTATGCCACCagtgttgagattcatacgctgattctagATGTCCTTTCAATATTTTGTGAGAATATGATGGTAGCATAATTTTTTTGCCCAATAAGAacttttttaacagtatttcattctaacatttacaataacagtacattgAATTACAatgttaaattgtaatttttttatgtgaTATTACAGGAAACTTTTGGCAACTGAGTTGCAGTAAATATAcagcaaattataataaattacagcattttactGTAATAATGCCACTATAATCACAAAAGCACTGTTGTATAAATACAgtactttattatattaaaaaaaaaacaaaaaaaacagtatattaCTTTAAATTTACAGCGATTAGTTGCCAGGAATTccctgtaaaattacaatacatttttaacagtgcAGCATTAAAATCATATTCATTATCAGAAGAAAACaaggaaatattttgtaatttgtataaTGTGACAATTTTTGTGTAACCAGTGACATCAAAAGTAGTTTGAGATGACAAAATATTTGCTGCAGAGTGCAGAAACTTAAACCTATgacttaaaacataaaaaaatatattattattattaaaaaagattatttaaaataaagacaaaagTCAATAATGATGTTATCAAACTTTATTCAGAAAACAATTCATCCGTTTTAACCTTTCATATCTATTCAACAAGAGTCTTTTTACTAAAGCTCATAAAGTTTATATATGAGTATATATAAGAGTGTTTTAGACGTTAAGTAGAAGAAAACACAGAACTCACAAGTACAGTATGTAAATGGCTAAACATCATCAGCAGGTTACCAGCATCATGAGACAGAAATCAAATAGGATGATGTACTTGTGTGTGTCAGGGCTCTGATCATTGACAAATGGCAGGTGTAACAGAGGATGTCACACATTGTGGAGGATCTATATTTTCCAGTTGTTTCTTTACACTTTCGTACTCTTTTTCCCACTCCTCCTTGGAGAGAGAGGAAGGATTGACCTCCAGAAACTTGTAGGCATCTTTGGTTTGGAGCTTAAAGATGACAGATGCTTTCTTACAGCCTGCACCAAAAATGCTCCAAGCCTgtggaaataaaacatttacacatttaactTTTAGATGAAACCTTAGTATATATTAGAATATCTAATATGGAAAAAGTTTTTATAATCATGTAAACATGAATTTTACCTGTTCAGCCTTTTTGATTGTTTGTAGAAATTCACATTTAAGGACGGTAAGGTCATCAATAAGATCTTCTCCAACAAAGGTCTTTTGTTTCAGGTAGTCCAGTGCTCCAGCAACACTCTCCCAGAAGTATTTAAGCTgaatcagaattgcatgaatTTTTGACAAGCTACTCTGAACTTCTTTTAGATGGATGGGGTCGGGGATGGAACCTGCAGAGGGGAAATAAATGTTTCAACAAGCCACACGTTTGCTCCCTTCTCAAACTACACTTGAATCTTGGCACAGTCTTACTGTAAGTATGACTTTTCATAGAGGTATACTTTAAAACAGACTCACCTAGGTCAAAACTGGCTTTGGTAGCCTTCATCTGCCAATCAATGAGCTGGAGTTGGATCTGCCACTCCTTTTGTTTCAGAGCAGTTTTATCAGCGATTAAGATATTCAATTCAACTTCAAGAGCCTTCATTTGTGCAACATTTTCAGGATCATGTACAGCATCATAAATGCTTTTAACAATTAGCCCGATGAATGGAACGAGTGCAGAGAAGATGCCGAGGCCTTTACTTGTTTTGGTTATGGATTTGGCAAATTCTTGAATCTGTTGGGTTTTGCTGTTTATCCTTTTCTCAGTTTTAGCAAGCTCTTCTGTGGTTTTTTTGAGTTCAGATTTCAGATCATTCAGTGTTTTTTCAGTCTGCTTCAACTCGTTGTCTTGTACTGTAATCTTTTTATCTGTATCATCTTTTTCCTTGATAACATCACTGGCGGACGATGCTACATCTTGGCTGTGTGTACCATACCTATACAATGTTGAAGAagtgaaattaacatttataacATTGGGCTGGTGCAACTAaagtttaactgaaaacatGTTTATACTTTTGCCTGATTATAGCAGAAGAATAATTCAATTACTCAAGGAATTCTGAAAAATGTTTTCATGAGGAAAATGTTCTTACTTCTCCACTATCTTCTCCACATGAGTGATAATGTCTTGGATCCAGACTTTTGCTTTTTCTAGGAATTGAACTGCCAAAACAGCCTTATTTTTCTCCACAGCTTTCACCAACATGGGAAACAGCGACTCAACCAGGTTTTGACTGGTCAAAATACACTGAGAGAAGGAAGAGACACAAGATCAAGTATCTCAGACTTTACAAAAATGACAATGATGGTGACGAAACATTCAGAAACATTCAGAACTCttattgtctgtttttgtcCTGTAAATCTTGCTGTTCATAATGCTGCTGTGTTAACTTTTGTTATAATTTAAgttaaaatgtaaagaaaatgtAAGAAATGCATATCAAACCAAGACGTGTACAAACTCTTAAAGATTTTGCcaaaaatatcagtaaaaaaaaaaaaataataataatttgatattgtaaaaaattatgtatttacTTTCAGTTAAGGGAGAGACTATCATAACTAATTTTGCTAAATACAATCTCTAGCTAAAAGACAGACTATATGCATTTACCTTTATTATTTGGTGAATTTAGAAATTGCAATTCTAGGTGGCAGATGAAAATACTGAAATCAAGAGAAATCTGAAACATACTTTCAACAGAGTTGCATCAGAGGAGCCAAACAGAAGCTGGGTTTCCACAGCCCGACTCCGGATGATTCTCTCCAGGCTTGGAAATTTGGCCAGGCACAGGTAAGAGAGATGGTAGAGAAGGGCTGTCTTCTCGGCAGCAGGGAGAAGATCTTGTACAAACTCTGGGCTCCATTGGGTCACAGCCACtggtgaaaaaaagaaaaagaaaaaaaaacattttcattttcatatatttt
The nucleotide sequence above comes from Chanodichthys erythropterus isolate Z2021 chromosome 23, ASM2448905v1, whole genome shotgun sequence. Encoded proteins:
- the LOC137013752 gene encoding uncharacterized protein, with translation MADSKMAVTQWSPEFVQDLLPAAEKTALLYHLSYLCLAKFPSLERIIRSRAVETQLLFGSSDATLLKCILTSQNLVESLFPMLVKAVEKNKAVLAVQFLEKAKVWIQDIITHVEKIVEKYGTHSQDVASSASDVIKEKDDTDKKITVQDNELKQTEKTLNDLKSELKKTTEELAKTEKRINSKTQQIQEFAKSITKTSKGLGIFSALVPFIGLIVKSIYDAVHDPENVAQMKALEVELNILIADKTALKQKEWQIQLQLIDWQMKATKASFDLGSIPDPIHLKEVQSSLSKIHAILIQLKYFWESVAGALDYLKQKTFVGEDLIDDLTVLKCEFLQTIKKAEQAWSIFGAGCKKASVIFKLQTKDAYKFLEVNPSSLSKEEWEKEYESVKKQLENIDPPQCVTSSVTPAICQ